The following coding sequences lie in one Natrarchaeobius halalkaliphilus genomic window:
- a CDS encoding DUF7544 domain-containing protein produces MHSVDDLSDAIDVTRDLLLPIRAKLWLKLAIVVFFVGGMGMGGGVPTGDVSMFGDDVPVDGVDEGVDAIPEDVLLIVGAVLLVLLALWLLFQVLAAIMEFVFIESLRSKEVHIRRYVRANLGRGLRLFGFRLLIGLFAFAVVAVPTVLVVLNASSTEAILGSVLLLLLVGVVVYLGYAVVMRFTSEFVAPIMLLESRGVLSGWSRFLSTFKANWSEYVVYLILVWILQLVVSFAAGILILFAIIVIAIPFVIVIFGLLTLGELGLWLAVPVGIVAGLIMLLVVALIETPIRSYFQYYALLILGDTDAELDLIPEQRAAVRGDGGAPIDRDEPAHDDDRWDGDESDDTATWDDTDSDSSSYWDDPDTGSDWDDSDGGSDRDDRDDRDDRDDRDDRGW; encoded by the coding sequence ATGCACTCCGTTGACGACCTCAGCGACGCGATCGACGTGACGCGAGACCTCCTGTTACCGATCCGGGCGAAACTGTGGCTCAAACTCGCCATCGTCGTGTTCTTCGTCGGCGGAATGGGAATGGGTGGTGGCGTCCCGACCGGTGACGTCAGCATGTTCGGTGACGACGTCCCCGTCGACGGAGTCGACGAGGGTGTCGATGCGATTCCAGAAGACGTGTTGCTCATCGTCGGGGCGGTCCTGTTGGTGTTACTGGCGCTGTGGTTGCTCTTTCAGGTGCTCGCAGCGATCATGGAGTTCGTCTTCATCGAATCCCTCCGTTCGAAGGAGGTACACATCAGACGGTACGTCAGAGCGAATCTGGGGAGAGGCCTCCGACTGTTCGGATTTCGGCTGCTCATCGGACTGTTCGCCTTCGCGGTCGTCGCCGTTCCCACCGTACTCGTCGTTCTCAACGCCTCGAGCACCGAAGCGATCCTCGGGAGCGTGCTGTTGTTACTTCTGGTTGGCGTCGTCGTCTACCTCGGTTACGCCGTCGTCATGCGCTTTACCTCCGAGTTCGTCGCCCCGATCATGCTCCTCGAGTCACGTGGCGTCCTGAGCGGCTGGAGCCGGTTCCTCTCGACGTTCAAAGCGAACTGGTCGGAGTACGTCGTCTACCTGATCCTGGTGTGGATCCTCCAGCTCGTCGTCAGCTTCGCCGCCGGAATTCTCATCCTCTTTGCCATCATCGTCATCGCGATCCCGTTCGTGATCGTGATTTTCGGGCTGCTCACGCTCGGTGAACTCGGACTCTGGCTCGCGGTTCCGGTCGGTATCGTCGCGGGGCTGATCATGCTGCTCGTCGTTGCGCTCATCGAAACGCCGATCCGATCGTACTTCCAGTACTACGCACTGTTGATACTCGGAGACACGGACGCAGAGCTCGATCTCATCCCGGAACAGCGAGCGGCGGTCCGAGGAGATGGCGGAGCGCCGATCGATCGCGACGAACCGGCTCACGACGACGACCGCTGGGACGGTGACGAATCCGACGACACCGCAACCTGGGACGACACGGACAGCGACTCCTCGAGCTACTGGGACGATCCGGACACTGGGAGCGACTGGGATGACTCGGACGGCGGAAGCGACAGGGATGATCGCGACGACCGCGACGACCGCGACGACCGCGACGACCGCGGCTGGTAG
- a CDS encoding acyl-CoA dehydrogenase family protein yields MDLELPDEHRMIQETVRDFCETEIEPVAQEIEDEHRFPTEIFDQLAELDMMGVPIDEQYGGLGGDTLMYSLVAEELGRVSGSIGLSYVAHVSLASKPLERFGTEEQKRRWLRPLAEGTHLGGWALTEPESGSDASDMSTTAERDGDEWVLDGTKQFITNASEAGSILVKAVTDPEAGYDGISTFIVDPREDDGFEVTTIWEKMGLNASPTCEIHLEEVRLPPDRLLGEVGDGWEQTKTTLDGGRISIAALSTGLAQGAYEHAREYSLEREQFGQPISSFDAVRDKIVDMHRKTERARLLTRRAARTADAGRPVTRESALAKLDASEAAREVAEDAVQVLGGYGYTTDFAPQRFYRDAKLMEIGEGTSEIQHLVIGRELGLT; encoded by the coding sequence ATGGATCTCGAGTTGCCTGACGAACACCGAATGATCCAGGAGACCGTCAGGGACTTCTGTGAGACGGAGATCGAGCCCGTCGCACAGGAGATCGAAGACGAACATCGGTTCCCGACGGAAATCTTCGACCAGCTCGCGGAGCTCGACATGATGGGAGTCCCGATCGACGAGCAGTACGGTGGTCTCGGTGGCGATACGCTCATGTACTCGCTGGTTGCCGAGGAACTCGGTCGCGTCTCGGGTTCGATCGGGCTCTCGTACGTCGCACACGTCTCGCTCGCCTCGAAACCACTCGAGCGCTTCGGGACCGAGGAACAGAAGCGACGATGGTTGCGGCCGCTCGCCGAGGGGACACACCTGGGTGGCTGGGCGCTGACCGAGCCCGAAAGTGGATCCGATGCGTCCGACATGAGCACGACCGCCGAACGAGACGGTGACGAGTGGGTTCTCGACGGAACCAAACAGTTCATCACGAACGCCTCGGAGGCCGGTTCGATTCTCGTCAAGGCCGTCACCGATCCCGAAGCTGGCTACGACGGAATCTCGACGTTCATCGTCGATCCGCGCGAGGACGACGGCTTCGAGGTAACGACGATCTGGGAGAAGATGGGACTCAACGCCTCACCGACCTGTGAGATTCACCTCGAGGAGGTTCGGCTCCCGCCGGATCGACTGCTCGGAGAGGTTGGCGACGGGTGGGAACAGACCAAAACGACGCTCGACGGTGGTCGAATCTCGATCGCGGCGCTCTCGACGGGGCTAGCCCAGGGGGCCTACGAGCACGCCAGAGAGTACAGTTTAGAGCGCGAGCAGTTCGGGCAGCCGATCTCGTCGTTCGACGCGGTCCGAGACAAGATCGTCGATATGCACCGCAAGACCGAGCGAGCACGGCTGCTCACGCGCCGAGCCGCACGAACCGCCGACGCCGGACGGCCGGTCACTCGAGAGTCCGCACTCGCCAAGCTCGACGCGAGCGAGGCGGCTCGAGAGGTAGCCGAGGACGCTGTTCAGGTTCTGGGCGGATACGGCTATACGACCGATTTCGCACCCCAGCGGTTCTACCGGGACGCGAAGCTCATGGAGATCGGTGAGGGTACGAGCGAGATTCAACATCTGGTTATCGGGCGAGAGCTCGGGCTCACGTAG
- a CDS encoding DUF6517 family protein, translating to MNRRDVIAGIGATGIAALSGCLGVLGLDEHVSSPAGVEPSISDDTGYEQTDVDSVVVERELSLGPLTEEVVAENYLTEYEKSVEMGVLGEQRGAVFTVLSTPKVDVLGREFNPVEEMSAGELVELIESNYDDIGDVSLEDERSVSILGESTPQSRFSAEAAFDGTTVDVDLHVTEAVSAGEDLIVTIGVYPEQLRSGESDNVRALAEAVTSSLEEGEPADDDDTDDDGSSDDGGDGDDGSSDDGGDGDDDGINIGSVS from the coding sequence ATGAATCGAAGAGACGTCATAGCTGGGATCGGTGCGACAGGTATCGCAGCGCTGTCCGGATGTCTCGGCGTCCTCGGACTGGACGAACACGTCTCATCACCAGCGGGTGTCGAACCATCGATTAGCGACGACACGGGCTACGAACAGACGGACGTCGACTCGGTCGTCGTCGAGCGCGAACTCTCGCTCGGACCACTGACGGAGGAAGTCGTCGCTGAAAACTACCTGACCGAGTACGAGAAGTCCGTCGAGATGGGTGTTCTCGGAGAACAGCGAGGTGCCGTTTTCACCGTTCTCTCGACACCGAAAGTCGACGTTCTCGGACGAGAGTTCAATCCCGTCGAGGAGATGTCGGCCGGCGAACTCGTCGAACTGATCGAGAGCAACTACGACGACATTGGTGACGTCTCGCTCGAGGACGAGCGGTCCGTCTCCATACTCGGGGAGTCGACGCCGCAGTCTCGTTTTTCGGCGGAAGCCGCGTTCGACGGAACGACGGTCGACGTCGATCTTCACGTCACCGAAGCGGTCTCGGCGGGTGAGGATCTGATCGTCACGATCGGCGTCTATCCGGAACAACTGCGCTCCGGGGAGTCCGACAACGTTCGGGCGCTCGCGGAAGCCGTCACGTCGTCGCTCGAGGAGGGCGAGCCGGCCGATGACGATGACACTGACGACGACGGATCTTCGGACGACGGCGGGGACGGCGACGACGGATCTTCGGACGACGGCGGGGACGGCGACGATGACGGGATCAACATCGGCTCAGTGAGCTAG
- a CDS encoding DUF2062 domain-containing protein: MVTERLALYRDRIRRELTAAFREEHTPHQVASSFAIGIFVTAMPTGGLGIGLFFVLVSMWSWISKPAIFASIAVLNPLVKPGVYLASFQVGATVLGTDPVPIGEDLTETARDAIHQLLVGNLVIAAGLSLTGYALVLHLTRVNRRRTPTVDS, translated from the coding sequence ATGGTAACGGAACGTCTCGCGCTATATCGTGATCGGATTCGGCGCGAGCTTACAGCCGCGTTTCGGGAAGAACACACGCCACATCAGGTCGCCTCGAGTTTCGCCATCGGTATCTTCGTCACGGCAATGCCTACCGGTGGTCTCGGAATCGGCCTTTTTTTCGTCCTCGTCTCGATGTGGTCGTGGATTAGCAAGCCCGCGATATTCGCGTCGATTGCGGTACTCAACCCCCTCGTCAAACCGGGAGTCTACCTCGCGAGCTTTCAAGTCGGTGCGACGGTCCTCGGAACGGATCCCGTCCCCATCGGTGAGGACTTGACTGAAACCGCACGGGACGCAATCCATCAGCTGCTCGTCGGTAATCTGGTGATCGCTGCCGGACTGTCACTAACGGGGTACGCTCTCGTCTTGCATCTCACTCGAGTCAATCGTCGACGAACACCGACCGTCGATAGTTAG
- the tbsP gene encoding transcriptional regulator TbsP has protein sequence MTSNLLNHQIDDILESVLEDARGDVYMVNPSREAIEEFVTVATSFDGAVPSVHMLADERTLKDVMDDFIVASNAADLIADGTLSLRTIEQAPENSLLVTEDRVIAVVHAGDRVGGLVTDEESFVEDTYDTYTNRWDDAASYNLRTPPITDVRETLADEISPDAEDDFTAILNSLETARGDGDGLDEVTISLLVAAKNEALLYDISKWGEDVGIASKATFSRTKTKLEDMGLIDTEKVPIDVGRPRLRLKIGDDRLREADNGQLATVAQSILN, from the coding sequence ATGACCTCGAATTTACTCAATCACCAGATTGACGATATCCTCGAGTCGGTTCTCGAGGACGCACGTGGAGACGTCTACATGGTCAACCCCTCACGGGAGGCTATCGAAGAGTTCGTTACCGTTGCAACGTCGTTCGACGGAGCGGTCCCGTCCGTTCACATGCTCGCTGACGAGCGAACGTTAAAAGACGTCATGGACGACTTCATCGTCGCCTCGAACGCCGCCGACCTCATCGCGGACGGAACGCTCTCGCTTCGAACGATCGAGCAGGCTCCGGAAAACTCGCTGTTGGTAACCGAAGACCGCGTTATCGCGGTCGTCCACGCCGGTGACCGAGTCGGGGGGCTCGTCACCGACGAGGAGAGTTTCGTCGAGGATACGTACGACACCTACACGAACCGCTGGGACGACGCAGCGTCGTACAACCTTCGAACGCCACCGATTACGGACGTTCGTGAGACGCTCGCAGACGAGATCAGTCCGGATGCAGAAGACGACTTTACGGCGATCCTCAACTCGCTCGAGACCGCTCGCGGCGATGGCGACGGTCTCGACGAAGTCACGATCTCGCTGCTCGTCGCCGCGAAAAACGAAGCGTTGCTCTACGACATCAGCAAGTGGGGCGAAGACGTGGGGATCGCCTCCAAAGCGACGTTCTCGCGTACGAAGACGAAGCTCGAGGATATGGGCCTGATCGACACCGAGAAGGTTCCGATCGACGTCGGTCGACCGCGACTTCGGCTCAAAATCGGTGACGATCGCCTTCGCGAGGCTGACAACGGACAGCTCGCGACGGTTGCACAGAGCATCCTCAACTGA
- a CDS encoding RNase P subunit p30 family protein, translating to MYEAVHAQPDGESTVATLVETAAAYGFEGVVVRNHSNARASYDATELRAEHDIDIVRGVEIRAENPQHASGAVGNFRTDETIVVVEGGTNDLNRFAVENEKVDVLAHPMANGGDVNHVMAKAAVENGVRLEFSLADVLRDHGGHRVRVIQSLRKLAEIVDYYDVPYVVSADPFSHLALRAPRELRALGDAIGLSSTFVEDGLDEWGRIATRNRRIQSESFIEPGVERGRYEADN from the coding sequence ATGTACGAGGCCGTCCACGCTCAGCCCGACGGAGAGAGCACGGTCGCGACGCTCGTTGAGACGGCGGCTGCGTACGGCTTCGAGGGCGTGGTCGTGCGAAATCACTCGAACGCTCGAGCGAGCTACGATGCGACCGAGCTCCGAGCGGAGCACGATATTGACATCGTTCGGGGCGTCGAGATTCGTGCGGAGAATCCACAGCACGCAAGCGGCGCAGTGGGAAACTTCCGGACCGACGAGACGATCGTCGTCGTCGAGGGCGGAACGAACGACCTGAACCGCTTCGCGGTCGAAAACGAGAAGGTCGACGTGCTCGCCCATCCGATGGCCAACGGCGGCGACGTCAATCACGTCATGGCGAAAGCCGCCGTCGAAAACGGCGTTCGACTCGAGTTCTCGCTCGCGGACGTCTTGCGAGACCACGGTGGCCACCGGGTTCGGGTCATCCAGTCGCTTCGAAAGCTCGCGGAGATCGTCGACTACTACGACGTCCCGTACGTCGTAAGCGCGGACCCGTTCTCTCACCTGGCGCTTCGCGCGCCGCGAGAGCTCCGTGCACTCGGTGATGCGATCGGCCTCTCGTCGACGTTCGTCGAGGACGGACTCGACGAGTGGGGGCGAATCGCAACCCGAAATCGTCGGATCCAGTCCGAGTCGTTCATTGAGCCCGGGGTCGAACGAGGGAGATATGAAGCGGACAATTGA
- a CDS encoding class I SAM-dependent methyltransferase has translation MKRTIEEHAARFDEQASDYDDEKSAEYRACANLVIEHATPGDDDVVLDLGTGTGAIALALAPDADLVVGRDISEGMMEKAETKAADRGFENVEFGYGTFREPEVDLESSETSGVDIVTSNFAMHHLSDDEKREAISVIAALGAEKLVLGDIMFFDEPDSDTSFYSPVVDDPATVGILADAVTDAGFSLTAVERVHDLVGVLVAERSRPSGDE, from the coding sequence ATGAAGCGGACAATTGAGGAACACGCCGCTCGGTTCGACGAACAGGCAAGCGATTACGACGACGAGAAATCAGCGGAGTATCGCGCCTGTGCGAATCTGGTGATCGAACACGCCACGCCGGGCGACGACGATGTCGTTCTCGATCTCGGAACCGGAACCGGGGCCATCGCGCTTGCGCTTGCGCCCGACGCAGACCTCGTCGTTGGCCGCGACATCAGCGAGGGAATGATGGAAAAAGCCGAGACGAAAGCGGCGGACCGCGGGTTCGAGAACGTCGAGTTCGGGTACGGAACCTTCCGCGAGCCCGAGGTCGACCTCGAGTCGTCGGAGACGTCGGGCGTGGACATCGTCACGTCGAACTTCGCGATGCACCACCTCTCGGACGACGAGAAACGCGAGGCGATCTCGGTTATCGCGGCTCTCGGCGCGGAAAAACTCGTCCTGGGTGACATCATGTTCTTCGACGAGCCGGATTCGGATACCTCGTTTTACTCGCCGGTCGTCGACGATCCGGCGACCGTCGGTATCCTCGCCGACGCCGTCACTGACGCCGGCTTTTCGCTGACGGCCGTCGAACGGGTCCACGATCTGGTCGGAGTGCTCGTCGCTGAACGGTCCCGGCCGTCCGGAGACGAATGA
- a CDS encoding acyl-CoA thioesterase has product MTDLVETLVENREMVQPNHANMLEVAHGGNVMKWMDEVGAMSAMRFAGETCVTVRVDRMDFERPIPVGDTAYITAYVYDAGTSSVRVRLVTEREDLRTREREKTTESYFVYVAIDDDNRPTSVPELTTGTKEGERLRTKALEGNGT; this is encoded by the coding sequence ATGACCGATCTCGTCGAGACGCTGGTCGAAAACCGAGAGATGGTTCAGCCCAACCACGCGAACATGCTGGAGGTCGCCCACGGCGGCAACGTGATGAAGTGGATGGACGAGGTCGGCGCGATGTCAGCGATGCGCTTTGCCGGAGAAACCTGCGTCACCGTCCGAGTCGATCGTATGGACTTCGAACGGCCAATTCCCGTCGGTGATACGGCGTACATTACGGCCTACGTCTACGACGCCGGGACCTCGAGCGTTCGCGTCCGGCTCGTCACCGAACGCGAGGACCTGCGGACAAGAGAGCGCGAGAAGACGACCGAATCGTACTTCGTCTACGTGGCGATCGACGACGACAACCGACCGACGTCGGTTCCCGAGTTGACAACCGGGACGAAAGAGGGCGAACGGCTCCGAACGAAAGCGCTCGAGGGAAACGGAACGTAG
- a CDS encoding TraB/GumN family protein: MSDAGDADVPTPPETPEREQGSVHVLGTAHVSKASVDDVHEAVDREQPDVVAVELDEGRYRQMQGGTPDDIEAKDLLSGNTVFQFLAYWMLSYVQSRLGEKFDIEPGADMRAGIEAAERNGSGVALVDRDIQVTIQRFWRRLSVVEKLKMVGGLALGITDPRTIGLTLGAVAGILLGTVVTVFLAPLLGLEETLLFGITATTTHQYIGAVGIGALVGAFVGLLFLPTLESTERYTGGFINGFTMRILAGVGVGIAACLALVATETFVGPFSAGRFETAGIYSIRGGAGVIAGLGLGVLGGAVLGLVLDVLSGDVDDVEEIDIEEMTDGDVVAAMMEEFRQFSPRGANALIDERDAYIAHNLHELRQQGYDVLAVVGAGHKAGIERYLEKPSTLPQMESLTGTASGRRFSPLKIFGYLVMVGFLGFFFLLIMAGVRNTFLLQLFAAWFLFNGIFAFTLARLAGARWASAGVGGSVAWLTSINPLLAPGWFVGYVELKYRPVNVRDVQTLNEIVGDTERPIGEAVEDMFDVPLFRLIMIVALTNVGSMIGTFLFPFVVLPWLAPEIGGVDALMGELIQGAQNSLELIRSVIA; the protein is encoded by the coding sequence ATGAGCGATGCAGGCGACGCCGACGTACCCACGCCCCCTGAGACGCCGGAGCGCGAGCAGGGGTCGGTTCACGTTCTCGGGACGGCACACGTCTCGAAGGCGAGCGTCGACGACGTTCACGAGGCCGTCGACCGGGAACAGCCCGACGTCGTCGCCGTCGAACTCGACGAGGGTCGGTACCGCCAGATGCAGGGTGGAACCCCGGACGACATCGAGGCCAAGGACCTTCTATCGGGGAACACCGTCTTTCAGTTTCTGGCCTACTGGATGCTCTCGTACGTCCAGTCGCGTCTCGGGGAAAAATTCGATATCGAACCCGGTGCCGACATGCGAGCCGGAATCGAGGCCGCAGAGCGCAACGGAAGCGGCGTTGCCCTCGTCGACCGGGATATTCAGGTCACGATTCAGCGGTTCTGGCGGCGGTTATCGGTCGTCGAGAAACTCAAGATGGTCGGCGGACTCGCGCTCGGGATTACCGACCCCCGAACGATCGGACTTACGCTCGGTGCCGTCGCCGGTATACTGCTTGGCACCGTCGTTACCGTCTTTCTCGCGCCCTTACTCGGGCTCGAGGAGACGCTTCTCTTCGGGATCACCGCGACGACAACCCACCAGTACATCGGAGCCGTCGGCATCGGTGCCCTCGTCGGTGCCTTCGTCGGCTTGCTCTTTCTTCCCACGCTCGAGTCCACCGAGCGCTACACTGGCGGTTTTATAAACGGGTTCACGATGCGGATTCTCGCCGGCGTTGGGGTCGGTATCGCGGCCTGTCTCGCTCTGGTCGCGACCGAGACGTTCGTCGGACCGTTCTCCGCCGGACGGTTCGAGACCGCCGGGATCTACTCGATCCGCGGCGGCGCTGGCGTGATCGCCGGACTCGGACTCGGCGTTCTCGGCGGAGCGGTCCTCGGTCTGGTGCTCGACGTTCTAAGCGGTGACGTCGACGACGTCGAGGAAATCGACATCGAGGAGATGACCGACGGCGACGTCGTCGCGGCGATGATGGAGGAGTTCCGGCAGTTCAGCCCGCGCGGGGCGAACGCGCTGATCGACGAACGCGACGCCTACATCGCACACAACCTCCACGAACTCCGCCAGCAGGGCTACGACGTGTTGGCCGTCGTCGGCGCGGGACACAAAGCCGGCATCGAACGCTACCTCGAGAAGCCATCGACGCTGCCACAGATGGAGTCGCTGACCGGAACCGCCTCGGGCCGGCGCTTCTCGCCGTTGAAGATCTTCGGCTATCTGGTTATGGTCGGCTTCCTCGGCTTTTTCTTCCTGTTGATCATGGCGGGAGTCAGAAACACCTTCCTCCTCCAGCTCTTTGCGGCCTGGTTCCTGTTCAACGGGATCTTCGCGTTCACGCTTGCACGACTGGCAGGCGCACGCTGGGCCAGTGCGGGAGTCGGCGGATCGGTGGCGTGGCTGACCAGCATCAATCCGCTGTTAGCGCCGGGCTGGTTCGTCGGCTACGTCGAGCTCAAGTACCGCCCGGTGAACGTCCGTGACGTCCAGACGCTCAACGAAATCGTCGGTGACACGGAGCGACCGATCGGTGAGGCCGTCGAGGATATGTTCGACGTGCCGCTGTTTCGGCTCATCATGATCGTCGCGCTCACCAACGTCGGTAGCATGATCGGGACGTTCCTCTTCCCGTTCGTCGTCTTGCCGTGGCTCGCACCCGAGATCGGCGGCGTCGATGCGCTCATGGGCGAGTTGATCCAGGGTGCCCAAAACAGCCTCGAGCTGATTCGTTCGGTGATCGCATGA
- a CDS encoding metalloprotease — MSVRVGRQPEPELTFSDRELFDLALAWITLSVAFALLFAPIHRSAGTDLTFFATMVGMSFVTVGVAFLLHELAHKVVAIEYGQIAEFRADYKMLFLAVMSALIGFLFAAPGAVYHRGRITIKENAMIAVAGPVTNHLLALLFFPMMLFGGYIGLIGHMGVLINLFLAAFNMIPFGPLDGKTVLEWNTPVFVLVFGLSLLVLGGFVFLFGFW, encoded by the coding sequence ATGAGCGTTCGCGTCGGTCGCCAGCCCGAGCCGGAACTGACGTTCAGCGACAGAGAGCTGTTCGATCTCGCTCTGGCGTGGATCACGCTGAGCGTCGCCTTCGCGCTGTTGTTCGCACCGATCCACCGGAGCGCTGGTACCGATCTCACGTTCTTCGCGACAATGGTCGGCATGAGCTTCGTGACCGTTGGCGTTGCCTTTCTGTTGCACGAACTCGCCCACAAGGTCGTCGCGATCGAGTACGGCCAGATCGCCGAGTTCCGAGCCGATTACAAGATGTTATTTCTGGCAGTCATGAGCGCCCTGATTGGGTTTCTCTTCGCCGCACCCGGCGCGGTCTACCACCGGGGACGAATCACCATAAAGGAGAACGCGATGATCGCGGTTGCCGGTCCAGTGACCAATCATCTGCTCGCACTCCTTTTCTTCCCGATGATGCTCTTCGGGGGCTACATCGGTCTGATCGGACACATGGGGGTGCTGATCAACCTCTTTCTCGCCGCGTTCAACATGATCCCCTTCGGTCCGCTCGACGGAAAGACGGTCCTCGAGTGGAACACGCCCGTCTTCGTCCTCGTCTTCGGTCTGAGCCTGCTCGTACTGGGCGGGTTCGTCTTCCTCTTCGGATTCTGGTGA
- the purM gene encoding phosphoribosylformylglycinamidine cyclo-ligase, with the protein MTDSADDGREGDGDRLTYAESGVDIEASEDATAALLEAFGSDLRTEYAGVIDIGNRYLALATDGVGTKLLVAEAIGDFSTIGIDCIAMNVNDLVAAGVEPVGFVDYLAIDEPDEALTNQIGEGLAVGLEQADLTMLGGETAVMPEVVEGFDLAGTCVGLATKDEIFAGKANEGDALVGFPSNGIHSNGLTLAREAVTRNHDYTDTFPLDPERTIGEELLRPTRIYTDLLESMRDHGVHAAAHVTGGGLTNLLRMGEFEYVVDDPFPAQPIFEFVQQEGSVTDEEMHRTFNMGTGFVVSLPDAQAEKLAAETDGRIIGRVEEGSSVEIRGLSLS; encoded by the coding sequence ATGACCGATTCAGCGGACGACGGACGCGAGGGCGACGGCGATCGGCTCACCTACGCCGAGTCCGGGGTCGATATCGAGGCGAGCGAAGACGCGACCGCGGCGCTGCTCGAGGCGTTCGGAAGCGACCTGCGGACGGAGTACGCCGGAGTGATCGACATCGGGAATCGGTACCTCGCGCTCGCGACGGACGGCGTCGGGACGAAGCTTCTGGTCGCAGAAGCGATCGGGGACTTCTCGACGATCGGCATCGACTGTATCGCGATGAACGTCAACGATCTCGTGGCAGCCGGCGTCGAACCGGTCGGGTTCGTCGATTATCTCGCGATCGACGAACCCGACGAAGCGCTAACGAACCAGATCGGAGAGGGACTCGCCGTCGGCCTCGAGCAAGCAGATCTGACGATGCTCGGCGGCGAGACGGCGGTGATGCCGGAAGTCGTCGAGGGATTCGATCTGGCGGGCACCTGCGTCGGTCTCGCGACCAAAGACGAGATCTTCGCGGGGAAGGCAAACGAAGGCGACGCACTCGTTGGCTTTCCGTCGAACGGGATCCACTCGAACGGGCTCACGCTCGCCCGCGAGGCGGTCACGCGAAATCACGACTACACCGACACCTTCCCGCTCGATCCCGAACGAACGATCGGGGAGGAACTGCTCCGGCCGACGCGGATCTACACTGATCTGCTCGAGTCGATGCGCGACCACGGCGTTCACGCGGCGGCACACGTTACGGGCGGCGGCCTGACGAATCTGCTCCGGATGGGTGAGTTCGAATACGTCGTCGACGATCCGTTCCCCGCACAGCCGATCTTCGAGTTCGTCCAGCAAGAAGGAAGCGTCACCGACGAGGAGATGCACCGAACGTTCAACATGGGAACCGGCTTCGTCGTTTCCCTCCCCGACGCACAGGCGGAGAAACTCGCAGCCGAAACGGACGGACGGATCATCGGACGCGTCGAAGAGGGGTCGTCGGTCGAGATACGCGGTCTCTCCCTGTCCTGA
- a CDS encoding macro domain-containing protein — protein MEFEVIQGDIAVQSADALVNAAGTNLRMGSGVAGALRRGAGEEINRAAMENGPVDLGSAAVTDAYDLEADYVVHAAAMPHYGDGKATAASVRDATRNALERADELGCRSIVIPALGCGVAGFDLEAGAEIIGEEIGRYEPNSLEDVRFIAYSDEEYETISTAVRGATGSADTAESVSATESEETTGSNP, from the coding sequence ATGGAGTTCGAGGTGATCCAGGGCGACATCGCTGTACAGTCCGCCGACGCACTCGTCAACGCGGCCGGAACGAACCTGCGAATGGGGTCGGGCGTCGCCGGTGCGCTTCGACGCGGTGCAGGCGAGGAGATCAATCGCGCGGCGATGGAGAACGGTCCCGTCGATCTGGGTTCGGCTGCGGTTACGGACGCCTACGATCTCGAGGCCGACTACGTCGTTCACGCGGCCGCCATGCCACACTACGGCGACGGGAAAGCGACCGCGGCGAGCGTTCGCGACGCGACCCGAAACGCGCTCGAGCGCGCCGACGAACTCGGCTGTCGGTCGATCGTGATCCCGGCACTCGGCTGTGGCGTAGCCGGATTCGACCTCGAGGCGGGTGCCGAAATAATCGGTGAGGAGATCGGTCGATACGAGCCGAACTCCCTCGAAGACGTGCGGTTCATCGCCTACAGCGACGAGGAATACGAGACGATTTCTACCGCAGTCCGAGGTGCTACTGGTTCTGCGGATACGGCGGAGTCGGTGAGTGCCACCGAATCCGAGGAGACGACGGGGTCGAACCCATAG
- a CDS encoding DUF7331 family protein has protein sequence MDAPARRQDSDTDDRLEEPTAIVTSHETSPGKVVFTERDNTDGWIATDVAVDLEP, from the coding sequence ATGGACGCACCCGCCCGCAGGCAGGATTCCGACACCGACGACCGACTCGAGGAGCCGACAGCGATCGTAACCAGCCACGAGACGAGTCCGGGAAAGGTCGTATTCACCGAACGCGACAACACCGACGGCTGGATAGCGACCGACGTCGCGGTCGACCTCGAACCCTGA